GTAAAGCCTCAGACCAAGATACTgaactgtaaccttaatgttcTAGTGTATTTCTGAACCCGTACAGTCACCtcttttaaagtgaaaaaggtTATCAATGAAATCTATACCAACAGAGCACAAAACTGTAGAGAATGTAATAATGtggcagtttatttttttatttattttttttttttaacatgcatAATACcagcaacacagaaaataatgaaatagaaAACAATATTCAAATgagatgggggtgcagtggcgcagtgggttggaccgggtcctcctctctggtgggtctgggtttcgagtcccgcttggggtgccttgcggcggactggcgtcccgtcctgggtgtgtcccctcctcctctggccttcagccttgtgttgccgggtaggctccggttccccgcgaccccgtttgggacaagcggttcagaaaatatgtgtgtgtgtattcaaatgAATAACTTTAAAATACCTGCATGGcctaaaacaaaattaacattaatcAACATTATctaaaaagtgaaaactgcaGACATACTCACACTTCTAAGAGGGTAAattgtcttctgcttttttaGAAAGTGGCTGTGTTCTTTACTCCGTCACTGCTATTACTGTTTTAATgctgaagggggaaaaaaaaaaaaagttactcaaatatataaaacttttacacacacacacacacacacacacacacacacacacacacacacactctacataTGCATGCGTTTTAAAGTTTACAATACCTCTCTCCTTTTTTCATGAGGTCAAAGGCCACATTGAGTTTATTTAGAGGAAGGGTGTTGCTCACAAACTCATCAAGCTTCAGTCTCCCGTTCATGTAATCATTGACAAGCCTGGATACACCCTCAACACTCTTCCAACCTGTAGGACAACACACAGCACATAAACAAAAGGCGTCTAGTACGTGTGTCCAAATGATCAACCTAGCCACACTTCTCACAGAAGCCTGATGATGCAGCAGAGAAACATTCTTGCAGAAACAGGAACTCATGGatttgtcaaaaaaaagtggacagggaaaaaaatacatggagAATCTCCCCTCCAAAGTAGGTGCCCTTCAAGGTTCGCCCCATCAGGAGGTCATAGGGTGCCACGGTGAGCTGCTCCAGCTCGGTCCAGCCCACAATGACGCAAGTTCCCCAAGCGGAGCGGCACGACTCGAGGGCTGCCCTCTGCAAGAAAGAGCACACCAGATTACCACAATGTCCCTGGTGACGCGCCACAAACCCTGCCTCCCAAAGTGCATCACTATAATCCATTATTGTGACACAATAAGTGCACAGCTCCTTGTATTTTTGCTTCCATGTGGAATCTGTAATATTCACTAATACACACTATACATAAATATTCAACAAGACACATATGTACTTAATTTGCCTATATAAGCAAGTATTTTCAATAATAAGCTTAAATTTGGTATAGACCTTGAGTTCTGAAGTTCTGGTTCATCCCCTGCAAACTTTGGGACTTTTAAGGATCTCAACAATCAAGTCATAACAAAGGTGAAATAATAGGTACTCAAGAAGTCAGCAGGGTGAGAAGCTACTCCTGAAGGATGTACCATCACTGTAACATCACCAACACACTCCAGAGAGAAGTCCACTCCTCCGTTGGTCATCTCCACCAGCACCTCCTGAATGGGCCTGGTGTGGTCCTTGGGGTTCACAAAATCTGTGGCTCCAAACTCCTTTGCCTTCTCAAACTTGTCCTTGTTGATGTCAACGGCGATGATCCTGGCTGCACCTGAATCCTTGCAGCCCATCACCGCCGCCAGACCCACTGCCCCGAGACCAAACACGGCACATGTGGAACCCGGCTCAACCTGGTAAAGACAGGAAGGAGTCAAAAATTAGCCAAGAAAAGGTTAACGGTGAGGTATAAAAAGGTAGCGGTTGTGGGTGCTAGTCAATTTCAAATCATCATTAGGAACTTTGCAGTTTTCAGCTTAGTCTGTAGCTGCAATCTAGATGAACtgttaaaaagattaaattgtgtgtgtgtattttttttaaaaggtagaGACAAACAGCATACAGAAGTAATCTGCACTCTTTGTGTGAGACACTATGAAAGACTTGCAGTCACCTTGGCGGCATTGAGGGCAGCCCCATATCCCGTGGAAACGCCACAGCCCAGCAAACAGACTTTATCCAAGGGGGAGTCATTCCGAATCCTGGCCAGCGAGGTCTCCAAGATGACCGTGTACTCAGAGAAGGAGCCAATTCCCAGGAACTGGTAGACCTGCTTCCCTCTGCAAGAGATCCTGCTTGTTCCATCAGCCAGGACCCCCTGCTGTGTGTTCTTCCTACCAGAGTCAAGTCCTCTTCCAGTAAGTTAGAGTTCTGGATGAACAGCTATAGCTCTAGATAATGAGGATAAGGGCCAACGGGTGCCATACACTGACAACTGACAGTAGCATGCACATAAACCCCAAATCAGGTAATTTACTCAACAtatccacatttatttatttagctgacatttttcttcaaagtgatttattattttaagctacttataatgattgacccatttatactgctgagtCCCTATGAAAGGGTAGTACaacaggatgtgggattcaaacctgcaacctttgtgtttAAAGCAAGGTTCTGACCAGGACGCCACTTGTTGCCCaatatatgtacagtaccaTTGTCTTACATTACATACTAAGtatattgctttttattatattatattctaTGCTGGCCAGGTGACCGAGATAATATTCTATGccttaaataaatgtgttatggcagtgaaattttatgaaaagtggggaagggaaaaaaaaaatacaacttacCAGTCTTTCCTACATAAATTAGTCTTTGGACTAAGGCAGCATTCACATTCTCCACACTGGGGCAAAAAAAGAGGAATAACTTTATCTcctggggagaaaaagaaaaagaaaaaaaaaccacaatagCTGTAAGTAAACTTGGACCGTAGGCCCATTAGCCTGTGAGATCCCAGCAGAGGAAATGTTTAAAAGCAGTGCAAGctgttacatatttacatttactcattcagcagatgcttttctccaaagcgaggtacatctcatagaaaatacaatctgtgcattaccttaggagagacatagttgcagacgtgtggttcttaagtacagttagtttgtttctttccaccatatgcaccaatgttgatcacacaagtaactgcacaaaactcagaatatcgacgatgaCCAGCTCACCTGGATATTTTCAGCTCACCTGGTGAGAATTTGGTCACTCCAGGGCCCACGCTTTCCACAATACCAGCCCCTTCATGGCCCAACACAAGGGGGAAGGGGCGCAGCTGCATGCCCTTTCCAGCCCCAAACAGGTAAGCCCAGTCCGTGTGGCATACCCCGCTAGCCACTATCTGATGATTTGCACAGAATAGCAGGGAACATCCTTACAAAGTTGCACTTGAACACGAAATACCATCAACAAATGGCTAGCAAATTCTGGACAAGATCAATGTTGAACATGTATTCCATAGCACACACTGAGTTATGAAACAAGTACCCTGTTATAAGGAGCATTACTAATACTGATACTGGTGTGTAATATCTATGAATAATAGAGCTGatatgattttgtgtgtgtatttttttaccCTCCCAGAAAGACCTTTCTTCAAAACCAAGAGTTCAAGGCACAGCAAAGCCTTATCATGTCTATTTCCACACCTGGTCTACTTACAGATGGTCATTAAAAAACAGAATTCATCCTACAAGAagcaacgggggggggggggggatctgctACAGCGTCTTAACCTTGATGCGGATTTCATGGGCCTTCGGTGGGGACACATCCACCTCTTCTATGCAAAGGGGCTTCCCTGCTTCCCAGGCCACAGCTGCCCTGCACTTGATCACCTGGAAGACATAATGTAGGAATTCTTCTGCATTAACACCATGTCACATTTCTGACCAAAGTACAATACAAGAGTCCTATGGGTGCACATAACCAgcataatttgatttaaaaataaaaaaaaaaaaacctttgattTCATACAGTGCATTTAAATCAGGTTCCACTGAACcacttttaaacaaacaaactaattACGTGATCTTGCATCCGGCCACAGTAATTTCTGTTCATTAGGTTCCTGCTTCAAATATGCATAAAATCAGTGTGAACATAAATAAGTGATTATTTGCATCCAATGACTATATATATCATACCTGGTCCATTGTTGTCATGGTTCCTTAGTTGCTTGATGCTCCTGATACAATAACCTAAATGAACACttatgatagatagatagatagatagatagatagatagatagatagatagatagatagatagagccACATCAGTGCTTGCATTGCTAACAGTCACATTTTGCaacacatttattccttttcatGGTTTATTATAGATAGATGCACGGGCCCCGTGACGGGGTGCGGACAGCTCCAGGTGACATCATCAGAGGGGCTCAGGGGgagtgacaccaaaatgactgtgtagaaattttttgtgcagtgtttcggcacaaatttgttattttttattaaaaaatatccctgtaattagttataacaaaaacatttttcgtaaGCCCGGCGCCCACGTACCAACATAGCTACAAGGCAAAAACTCTATGGTAACTTCCTTTTGGAGCCTActaatgcgctccgctcagaaCTCCCATTAGCCAATTAcaatgacgcttcgaatcacgtggtttcgtctggACGCGTTACAAGCACGCGCTGTTGCAGCTTTGTAGAcgctgattttgtcaaattttctggtgttttagctacaatattaataattagtATTTTTGAACCTGTTAATAACGTTAAGATAAACACAATTtaatgtagttcttaaacgttttcATCTCGAATTctgttttcttaccgaattttcactAACCAAACTATGTGCAAATTTAGCCCTGTGCCACCCACAGCGTATgattattgtaatttaaaggtgtcattttaacTTTAACTTTACTAGGTGCTTATGTCACAACTATTGCAATTACATTCAGTGACACACGGGAATTACGGTTTACAAGTAACTTAGACTTGTACATGGCAGGGGGTGACACGATGAGTCGACCGCAGTGACGGCAATGAATGAGTTCGATTACTACAAACTTCCATAACATGAGACTAGTACTAGAAAGAAATCCCAGACCCTAGACAAGTCTCAGGTTGCTAATTGCGACCAGCATAGACCCCACCCACTGTGTTGATCAGCTCAGGGTAGAATTAGAACTAGTTCAAGACAAGAGTTTGGCAAGAAGACTAGATTTCGCCAGAGCCGAATTCTGAAATTTTTCTTATCTTCTGCAAACGAGGCTTGTCTAAAGTTTGAACACGACACTTTTGCAGGTATTAAAACGAATGTAGTTATGTACGGTTCTACCCGTACTTCGAATCCTCCTGTTCCGTCCTCCCCGGTCTAGACTAGAGAGTCCGACTCCGAGAATCCCGTTTTGACAGTTGCATTGTATGTACAATCTCTGCGGGAAAACGGTGAGTTCAACCTTCTCTGTATCGGCACGGCAGGTTACCGGGTTTAACGTGGTAAACGAGCTCCGACAACAACACTGCGCTCCAGTTCCACTGCTATTCCTCGCAGCACATTTTCCGCATTCGCCCATCTCGACCCTCGCGGGCCGCCGTACTTCACGACCCGTCACGTATTTTCGATGCGGAAGTGATGGTTGTGACTGACACTAAAACAgcaattatgaattattaaaccCGCAACACTGCCAACAGTGGCCGTATGTACATGTCGTGAAGATGGGGAACTGCTGGGTCCTGTGTGCTGGGCTCATCCGACGCGGAACCGGCAGGATCCAGAAAGGAGGCGGGTGGGTGGCACTGCTGCACTTGCAGGACAGTGGTGGTTTGATGAGGAAGAAGGACTACTTCTTACACAGATAATATTCTTTTGTACTGGtggtgggtcatttttaccatgtcagtTAGAGTGAGTACGTTGTTCAAGcatacagcaggaatgggattcgaacctgtgacctccaggCCAGAGACTGCAGCTGTAACCTGATCTATCCATTTATCAATCAGTCAGTCCAGATCATGgtaacaatttaaaattttcccTGTGGATATGTAAGTAATAGATTACAAAAAAGTCTTCATATCAGTGTTTTAAATTACAGGTCGAAGTATTTCAGGAGCAGAAATGCAGGGGGACATTACACCATTGAGGTATCTGCTTTTACTCTTGTTTGGGAAGgcttatttttaatattctcaTGCaagtgtgtgcttttttttttgattttgggTTACTAGACACTTGAATTGTCTctttaaaaacttgtttttgacattttatgtaTACAGTTCACTTGATAATGCATTCCTGTTTCTTTTCCCAGTTTGAGAACCTCGTGGAGAGCGATGAGGTGAGGATGTTGTCCACGCACCGTCGAATATGTGTGTTATAATCGGAGTTTAAAGACAGAACGCAAGTGTTCGTGGCATCTCGTCTGCTGCGTGTTGCTCACTGTGGTTCCTCTTTATTTCCGCTGTGTCTCGTCTACAGGAGGAAATCCCACAAAACTGTCCCAGGTAAACTCAGTTCGCTTGTCTTCCttataaacaagtaaaaaataCTTTCAGCATTGGCAATAAACACTAAGTGATGTATTTTACAAATGCTCAAACACAGATCTCATCATCGCAGTGACATTTGTTCCTTGTCCTCATGTACAGATTGTCATGTTTACTCATGTATTAAAAGTAAAATCCTCCGAGTGAAAAATGAGAACAGATCTAGAGGGGTTCTTAACAAGGGCACAATTTCTGCCAGGGAGATGACGGGGATTTTTAGCTTTTTGCTAAAAAAGCTGAATGGATTTTAAAtccacagctggtagcatagtggttagcgctactgctttttgacccaaaggttacaggtttgattcccaactccagctgtaatacccttgagtaatgtacttacTCGAAATTGCCCcggtaaaattacgcagctgtataaatgaataaataattgtaagtagcttaacactgtaagctgcttttgagaaaagcatcagagaaattaatgaatgaaaaaaggaaGCATAAGATGCAGTTGCAGTAAATTTACAGTACTAGAAAAGATTTCGGGATGTTACTGGAATGCGACTGCTATGCAGTCCAGCTTTGTCTGACTTTTGAGTTGGTGCCACAGAGCGATCAGCGAGGAGGAGTTGGGACACCTGAGGGCGCAGCAGTACACAGCCATCAGCGATAAACAGACCCTGATTGATGAGCGCCTGCAGGCTGAGGTACCACAGCACACTGGACGTTGACTCTGGCCACCCTGGGCAGTGCTGCGTGTGTCAGTGCATCCATGTTGTTTAATCATGGGACCAGGATAGACTGAGTAGTAACATGCTCTTACTCTGGGCTTCAGATGGACCTTGGATTTTCtcttctccccatgttcttagggttttctcccacactccagagacatctGTCTCAAATTAACTGATGAATCTCAGCTGTTCTCACTGTGAGAATGTGTCCGTGGATGTTCCTCCATGAGTTGCTTATGTTGGACAGCCACACAAGGATTATTGCTACATCATTTGACCTCATTGTGGTTTCTGGAAATGAATGAAGATgattatgtattttatcatcctattttcactcatttcctGAACGTGGGTGTTAACTGCCatgttttacagaaaatgttAGCATGGCACATTCAGTTGATTTGAAGAACTTTGCAAGTAAAATATGCAGTGGTATGAAAAAAGGGAATCTATGatctgctttggataaaggtgtcagccaagaaacagaacagcagtggTTTAGGACCAGGTCCTGGCTTCAGCGGGTCAGCCATAAAGGAGACTGGCTTCAGTGGCTGCAACTGCTTCTGTGCTTCAAGAAGAACCATGTTTTCAGGACACTCAGTAGTTCACCTGTAGCTGCTTTTACGCTGTGAttaaatccatccattattaattactgcttgtccagtgcaggaaaCTGGAAGTGCAAGGTaaatccaggacaggatgcaaATTCATCACaggacaaacacacattcactgaCTTATTTGGAGGGTTTTTTGTGCTGTCCGCATTAGCTGAAACGCTGCTCGGTGCTCATCCCTTTTCTCCAGCTAGCAGAGCAAGAGGAAAAGCTGAGGCTGGAAGAAGAGGCTCAGTGCGCAGCCCAGCGTGAGGCAGCAAGGCTCGCGCGTGCCAGacggcagcaggaggtgagcggCCGCTGAATGGCCCTGTCCCAAGTTCATGCGAGGATGCCCACCAACATGCCTGAGTTTAAGCTGTTCTGTAAGGAGGAATGGGTTAAAAGTCCTACAAGCCGATGTGCAGGACTGGTTTACGTTTACTGGAAACGtttagttgcagttattgctaCACAAAGGGCCCAGACCAGTTATTAAAAGCAAAGGTTCACATATTTCttccacacacagacatataacattggatcattttcctcaataaataaataaatgaacaagtataatgttattttgtttaatcAGGTTCATTTCATCTTATTTTAGGACTTGCGTggaaatctgatcatgttttaggtTATAGTTATACAGAAATTGAGAATTTTCtgaagggttcacaaacttctAAGCACCACTGTGCTTTATCTGCCTCTTCCACACCCAGTCTAAGCTGGCCTGAATTAGCAAATATGCAGAAGTTCTCAGACAGTGAATAAACATTTGAAGACTTTCCTGTCAGGGTGATGAGCTTAATTTAACAgttgttatatttttctcattgcTCATTTCCCCAAAATTTCACGACATTGTTGATACTGAACAGTGCTAAACA
Above is a genomic segment from Scleropages formosus chromosome 5, fSclFor1.1, whole genome shotgun sequence containing:
- the LOC108938817 gene encoding alcohol dehydrogenase class-3-like isoform X1, which translates into the protein MTTMDQVIKCRAAVAWEAGKPLCIEEVDVSPPKAHEIRIKIVASGVCHTDWAYLFGAGKGMQLRPFPLVLGHEGAGIVESVGPGVTKFSPGDKVIPLFLPQCGECECCLSPKTNLCRKDWKNTQQGVLADGTSRISCRGKQVYQFLGIGSFSEYTVILETSLARIRNDSPLDKVCLLGCGVSTGYGAALNAAKVEPGSTCAVFGLGAVGLAAVMGCKDSGAARIIAVDINKDKFEKAKEFGATDFVNPKDHTRPIQEVLVEMTNGGVDFSLECVGDVTVMRAALESCRSAWGTCVIVGWTELEQLTVAPYDLLMGRTLKGTYFGGWKSVEGVSRLVNDYMNGRLKLDEFVSNTLPLNKLNVAFDLMKKGESIKTVIAVTE
- the LOC108938817 gene encoding alcohol dehydrogenase 1-like isoform X2, whose amino-acid sequence is MTTMDQVIKCRAAVAWEAGKPLCIEEVDVSPPKAHEIRIKIVASGVCHTDWAYLFGAGKGMQLRPFPLVLGHEGAGIVESVGPGVTKFSPGDKVIPLFLPQCGECECCLSPKTNLCRKDWKNTQQGVLADGTSRISCRGKQVYQFLGIGSFSEYTVILETSLARIRNDSPLDKVCLLGCGVSTGYGAALNAAKVEPGSTCAVFGLGAVGLAAVMGCKDSGAARIIAVDINKDKFEKAKEFGATDFVNPKDHTRPIQEVLVEMTNGGVDFSLECVGDVTVMRAALESCRSAWGTCVIVGWTELEQLTVAPYDLLMGRTLKGTYFGGEILHVGRVLRVYPGLSMIT